In Hymenobacter gelipurpurascens, one DNA window encodes the following:
- a CDS encoding chemotaxis protein CheW: MADADKNAKQEALIQLIVFRLGEEEYGIRIEQVKEVTITPEIARMPKTPSFVKGIANLRGDIVTIIDLEERFQLRPVGEELPNVTYTLAIEAKDYTIGIMVREVPQPLSIPISIIEKAPEFIQDINIHDKYIEGIAKTNGRIIVVLDMLKLLTPSEIMQLQPKGESSAAAARTKA; encoded by the coding sequence ATGGCTGACGCCGATAAAAACGCCAAGCAAGAAGCCCTTATTCAACTTATCGTCTTTCGATTGGGCGAGGAAGAGTATGGGATTCGGATTGAGCAAGTGAAGGAGGTGACCATCACCCCGGAAATTGCCCGAATGCCGAAGACACCCTCCTTCGTAAAAGGCATTGCCAACCTGCGGGGCGATATTGTGACTATCATCGATTTGGAGGAGCGGTTTCAGCTTCGTCCGGTTGGTGAAGAACTGCCAAACGTAACGTATACCCTGGCCATTGAGGCCAAGGATTACACTATTGGAATAATGGTACGGGAAGTCCCTCAGCCACTTTCCATCCCGATTTCCATCATTGAGAAGGCGCCGGAATTTATCCAGGATATCAATATCCATGATAAATACATTGAAGGTATCGCCAAAACCAATGGCCGCATCATTGTGGTATTGGATATGCTGAAGCTGCTTACCCCAAGCGAAATAATGCAGTTACAGCCCAAAGGGGAATCTTCCGCTGCGGCTGCGCGTACAAAAGCCTGA